The sequence below is a genomic window from Venturia canescens isolate UGA chromosome 9, ASM1945775v1, whole genome shotgun sequence.
aaaatcttaaaaaatttgtattgtcaaatttggcactaaagaatatgttaaccaaattttataaaattctaaactttttgaaattttttatgtttttagcatggtttagcatggcagcattgtatcgcctgtaccgaaactccttaaagcaTTCTTTGActctttttttccaagtctacAGTAATTCGTAGTACCGTAAACTTTGGTACGTGGAATATGTTTTTGTTACCTCGAGCTGCCAATATATGTataatgaaatggaaaatgaatgcttttttatttgcatACGAACGTCTTATCGATTTCATatgtttgaaataaaaatagaaaaaaatatcagccGACTCGAGTGCGAGAGTTGAGCAGTGGAACcgtcgaaaattcattttcgataCGATTTCTTCATCTTTCACGACCTTTGCTTACTTGAGAAAATGTTCAATGAACAAAAAGCGATAAGAATGAAGCgacaaaaaatgcaaataatCAAAGCGACGAGCAACGATTACAGGCGTGACAAAACCctcgtatttcattcaaaattctgTATAATTAAGGGGTCTCTGCCCTAATTAGACGGGcagaaaaaaatactattttcacgagttttattgaccggtataaattataaaaatggatataaaaagtgtcgCCCGAGAAAATACACttaaaatacagaaaaatatttttttgcatttattttactcagttttcgtacagaaaaatcgGGGAGAAGACGGGACAAAAAAATgggtgtgcgctgttgataaaatctctggaatggatgatcggagaaaaaaataaaaatggtttcagATTCAATAGCTTGCATCGTgagatttttgattttttcaaaaacgacaaaacggccgccatttttccaaaaactacaaaaaagcacgttattttcatagttttttgcaaaaataaaatagttccactgaatatttcgaaattcgtatgatatgcgctatagCTTTAGTCACAAAGAGCGTGTGgttgaattttggtaaggatcgatTGAACAGTTCCGGAGATTTAATCAACGAGCCGTCgagaaacgtaattttgagaaaaacacgTTCAAACAGAGGcaaattctttattaaatttcagCGGGATACTTCGAAAtgtgtatactttcgaaaaatgcaataaaaaagtggatcttttgaaaattttaatcagTGCAGACCCCttaaagaaatacaaatctcGCGACACTCGACCGACTTCGATTGAGAATAGTCCCGGAGGCCGAATCTCCCAAATGCAGATACGCGTACTCCCTTAACACCGAAGTAGATTTGCGAATTCGAAGATTTGGGTGGAATAATTGCAACGAAAATAACCGTAAAACACGATTCGAGCTTCAGCGACGATAATTTTTACTGACCTCGCCTCTCTTTTAGAGAGATTACATATCGCAATCAAACGCAAAATAAACGCGAAGTATGACTTGAAGGAAGCAAGTTTTTTAACGTCAGAATATTTCCGTTTGCATTCAGAGTATTTCGAAACCAAAAAACCTCGGGAACTTTtaaaatcaacttttttcacgagCACTCGtccatttttatcatttttttcctatccgtaaaaacaggaaaaatatttattgaaaacaaaaaatctaaagacgaaaatttttcgtggaaatgtccaaaattttcatgaattcacTTCCATcgggaattttggaaaaaaaaacagatcgaGGACCAACTTAATTCTCGTCTacttacgatttttttcggaatCGTCGACGACGTTTTCTCCCTCAGTGTGAATTTCCGAAGTAACTTTGTACATCTTGACCTAAACAACGAAATCGAATTCGAATAATCGAGTCgattttttaactgaaattttttattttaaatatgaaaatacttGCAAGAAATAGCAGCTCGAAAGGTCGAGTTTTCAATGCGTCTCTTCCTTTCACAATGGAACAATGATTTATTGAGCATTCACCGATTATTCACTATCAACAGGTGAAAAAACTACGTGGAAAACCGAAAGCGATTGAAACGTTGAAAATCCACACGACGCTCGAGCGCTCTACAATGGGCTAATGACAACCTCACTAAAATAAGTATTAATAGATTTTTACTATCCCCCTGCTGATTATGAAATATTGTCCCGAGGTTTTGGCACATCTTCAAACTTCCAAGGGTCTAGGTCGAAAGATTCGAATTTGCattgaaattattcaatttaatGAAGTTCAAAAACCATCGTTGGAGTAATGCCTTAAAAATCGAGACAATGCGCAAATTTCTCTTCATTcaaagtggaagaaaaaaaatggtaattgaatatttttttttcagacccTTATGAaattaccatttttattttattgtgagGAATGATAATTTCTCTTTCTTGTTTACCctaatttttgaatattcgacCGAACCCCTacaaaaatcgtttattcGATCTACGCTTCGAGCGAGAATCAACAGAATTGTTTTATCGcacaaatgaattatttttaatgaataaacAGAAATTGAGATCTAAATTAATTCTCATTATTAAGATTTTAAAAAGCCCGAGTTTTTTTTAGGGAGTGTAAAACAATTGATTTCGTTGATCTACGAAATACGATATTGTTGTTGAAACGGATAATGTTTTTCCGGAATTACTATAAAGGCGAGAAACACACTTTTGTTTACGGGCGAGTTGTGAAAGTATAATCACGACTTATCCGAAATACATTCGTACATACGTAATGAATCGTGGATCTGATAAACTATAtaatgtaaacatttttttgagaaactATATAATTACATTGCACGCCATTCTTACATGAATAGGGAAATCAAAAGGATCGTTGAATAATGCGCAAGCTAACGCGACTAAAATAAAAGTTGGTCGGAGTTGAATACCGGGACCTTTGTTAACCGACAGCCGATACAATAAAGTTATCGACTGAGAAACGtcattattcaataaaaaaaaaactaaatataaatatacattttgACATGAAGTTAACAACGCCATGGAAGGAGATAATCAATGTACAATTGATGAAGAATTGTCATCCCAATcgaattgtagaaaaaaaataatttttcgctgcatttttcttattaaagACAAGCCAGATAAGagcatcgataaaaaaatcagcgaAGAGCACGCAGCAGAATCCCAATTCTAACGCGTGCATGAAAGCAGAATGAACGGTACTCGTGAGCGACAAGATGACATTGCGCCGATTGCAAGTTTTTGAAGATATTTTTGTACTctcaaaagatgaaaaaatgaatatgtatttattgGTATTATTTTCTGAGGAGCggtaataatgattttttccatttatggTTATGTTTtcgatgaggaaaaaaaagagccCGAGAACGTGAGGAACGTGAGCTTGCGAGTGGGTCGTGGGAGATGTATCGAAGAACGAATGAGCGAGAAGAGTGAGGAGACGAGGAGAGAGGACTCATTTTCTCTCCGGATAGAGATGCAGCGGGAGATCCGCATGAGGTCGCTACTCGACCAATCAGAAGCAACCACGCTTTGCCACGCGTTTCTCCTCTCCTCCTGCCCTTCTAGTACCCTTCGACCGCGCTATTCGTCGAAtagttttttgttcattttgtttctttttgccTCGCTGTCTCGTTTCGGTTCGTTCCCCGGTCATAGTAGTAGCTTTTGGCCGTCGTCGTCTTTCGGCTTCCTGTCCGCGTGTCTCTATCTGTCACTCTCTTACACACGCACCCACGCGACATAGACGAAAACacacatagaaaaaataatcccGCGGACGCGCGCGTTTCTCTGCCACGGCAGCAGCCGCGACAGAAACACACAGGCAGTATTAATCGCACGATATAGGACAACCGAACAGGAAAATCTCATTCGTGCCGCGACTCCCGAGTTGTACGCATCGAGGAGCAtcgcaaagttttttttcatttccacatttttcgatcgatCTTTTCCCTTCTTCGGCACGTCTCGATACGATACCAATCGGGACTGACACTTTTACAATTACATCACTTATTGTTGaccgaataataataacaataataataattacgtCAATATGAGGTTTGCCGGCTTAATTGTTGTGGCGTTGTTTTACATCGCCGGATTGCACGCCAGCGAAGAATTCGAGCATGAAGAAGGCGTTCTCGTTCTTACCAAGGAAAACTTCGATAAAGTACTAGAGAAATACGACTATGTACTTATCGAATTTTGTAAGTATTTTCTCTCGATGTTTTAAAATGTATATGCGTCCTAAAATTAAGGCGAATAATCGTCGTAAATATGGAAAAGTTCTTCGTTATTCTCACGCTTCCAAACTACCGTTTCATTTCTACATAGTTGGCATTCACATTTCCGGGATGACAAACCCacgaaagatttttcgtcCTTAATGTTTTTGACACGTCATCGCAACGTGCaatcaaaaatttgtcttttttttcttctttttttatccatttccagcagtcgattattttttttttttttttttcattatcggaGTTTTCCCTTCATGAAATCATTGAGGCGTTCATTGTGAAGATAATTATAGATTCCATAATCGTTCGCATATGGTGAGGGATTTCTTGATAATCCATTCCTCGAAATTGTTTCAAGACgtcttttaaaatttttcttgtttGAACTaaccaatttttgtttttttgtgcttcaattttttcattcggtatatCGTTAACCATTTTTTGTGATTTCTTCAATTCACATGGCCAGGAGTGTACTGTAAATGGTACACTGTTACAAGCTATTTTTAAACGTTCCAGAATTTTGCTTATTTCGATACGATCTCAATGGTATGGTGTTTGAAACAATGCCTTAATAGGATTTTGAATCCTCTGAACCAGGATGTACAAGAAAGTAGAAAAACATACGTGTACTCCCTGAACAAAGTGCCCCGTTTGGTTGCCATTTTTCACGTgcttttgaaaattcacaCATTAGCCTTTTCTACACAACTGTTTTCAATACTGAAAATTTAaacaactcgttttttcaactcaaacTCCAATTCAACACTCATGATTTTGACACCATAAAACAGTTTTACACGATGGACAATCATCAAAGGATGAACTTGAATTGTGATTGACTTGAAATCTATAATAATGCATAACCGGCGATTCAAATTCGCTCTGTAACACATTCTCAGGGGTGAACATGAATATGATAATATATGATAGAGGCATCAATGACACGGCCCAACCACAGTAAATATATAGGAACCATAGCAGATGATaggaatgatgaaaaaacaacaaGAAAGAGGTTTTAACCTTGCAATATTGAATGATGCCAAAATGGAATTCATGAATGGACAAATTACAAAATAGCAAAATCATTAAACTAACGGACTGTTGTAAATTgggtttttttgcttttcaaaAGCTTGGCAATAACAATGGTTTtctgtaaaaataaattattgcaTACTTCAAAAAACcagtaaataaataattgaagatattgttagaatttttttttttaactaataCTTTCTTGTCTCATTACAAGCATCAATTGAGCATCTGAAAATGAATGATTTaatgtttgaataaaaatgattgccACAGAATAGAAAATGATTGGAATGATTGAATTTAAGATGCGCCATGGTGCGGTCACTGCAAGCAACTTGCTCCGGAATATGCTAAAGCTGCCAAGACTCTTGCGGACAAGGACTCCCCGGTGAAATTGGCTAAAGTTGATGCGACTAAAGAAGGCAAACTTGCCGAAGACCATGGAGTACGAGGATACCCCACTCTTAAATTCTACCGCAAACCCAATTTCATTGAATACACCGGCGGACGACAAGCTGATGACATTGTTGactggattgaaaaaaagactgGACCTGCCGCCAAAACTCTTACTACCGTTGCAGAAACTGCTGAACTTGTTGAATCCAAGGATGTTGCCATCGTCGGTTGCTTCAAGGtagattttttctcaaacaaaTTTGAGCCATGCTTGAAAAGAATTGTGGTTTTGGAGCGATTTATAGAATATTgaactgaaatgaaaaattcagattttTCGAACGAACAATAATAAGAGTTCGTATGATTTTTACTATCATACAAATTGCCAACACAGTTTCTGTGAGCATAAATCATATCCGCTACAGTTGTCGTTATTGAAAATAGATTCTTGTTATATGATTCTGTGTTTAATATTATGGCCTTGCACTTATTAAATTACTGGTATTTATTCTCCTTTTTAACATCaaaaacgaatatttattttctaacaAAAGTTATATTCTTTTTAATGTAAAATTAACGATCATTTACAGGATCCTGAATCTGCCGCTGCTAAAGTTTACTTGGAAGTTGCAAGTGCAATTGATGACCATGTTTTCGGTATTTCAAGTAGCCAAGAAGTATTTGACGAATACAAGGCTAAAGACGGACAAGTTCTCTTGTTCAAAAAGGTAAACACCACCCTCGACATGTGTACCCCTGTTCTGTTTTGATTTCTTTCCCCAAAATTTGTACCACCCTGTTGTATTGAACAATGGCGcctttcaaaaaaaaacgatcattGAAAAAGCTTTCAGTTTTAACAGAGAAATCATTATAAAACTTGGTTAATGATCGAtggtttagaaaaaaaattctcatacaAGATAATTGTTTCCTGTTCACCAGTTCGAcgaaggcaaatcagtttatgaAGAAGAACTCGAGCCAGAGCAATTGAAGAAATTCATCAGCGTACAATCACTCCCGCTACTTGTTGATTTTAATCACGAGACTGCCCAAAAAATATTCGGAGGGGATATCAAGAGCCACTTGTTGGTATTCTTGAGCAAGAAGGCTGGCCATTTCGAGAAATACAGCGATGCCATTAAGGAACCGGCAAAGGACTACCGTGGCAAGGTAAACtattttacttttcatttttatccaaataaacAGGGAGATGAATTCTACTCCCGTAATTTTGATAATGAAACTTTAGAACAATTCACACAATGGACTTTCGATTTCGCTCGCGATCTATTGCTTCATGTTTCCGGCATACAGAGACGTGAAATTAcgtcaaaatagaaaaataacgaCCGAAAACGTCTAGGATAACGTATCGTGAGATTGattataaatggaaaaaatgattgataaTTCGGTTCAAGTATAGCAAACAATGATTTTGTGCTAAAacattccgtttttttttgtacagatTTTATTCGTTACGATAAACGCTGATGAGGACGATCACGAAAGAATATTGGAATTCTTCGGTATGAAGAAGGATCAAGTGCCATCGATGCGCATAATAAAACTTGAAGAAGACATGGCGAAATACAAGCCCGCGAAGCCGGAACTGACGAGCGAAAACATCAAAAACTTCGTCGACGCCGTCCAAGGAGGAACAATCGAACGCGATTTCTTGACTCAAGACTTACCCGAAGATTGGAACAAGAACCCGGTCAAGGTTTTGGTTGGCAAAAACTTTGCAGAAGTCGCGTTCAACAAAGAAAAAGACGTACTCGTAGAATTCTACGCTCCATGGTGCGGCCATTGCAGACAACTCGAACCCATCTACGATGCTgtgaatttcttttattttcttcaatctAAGATCACATTGAAAAGCTCTCCCCTTTATTTAGGAACAATTATGAATGATGGTGgttaacgaaattttattcaaatatattttagCTTGGTGAGAAATTCAAGGACCACGAGACCATTGTGATCGCAAAAATGGATGCTACAGCAAACGAACTCAAGGAAGTCAAAGTTGAAAGCTTCCCCACGATCAAGCTGTACAAGAAAGACGACAACGAGGTAcgtaatttcatttcattttcgcTGAATGATTGTCACCCACTTTTTATActtgtctagaatttttttattttttaattcggtTTCCATTGATTCGTCGGGCGACTGTTTATTTTGGATTTATTCTTACAAGCCTGGTCCGCTCGTCTGCGTGCATTCGgataatttttattcctcgaaTAGCTCCACTGATTATGATTACCTTGAATTCGTAaatcaaaaattatttttttcaggctGTCGACTACCTTGGCGAGAGAACTCTGGAGGGTCTTACCCAGTTCCTTGAAAGTGGTGGAGTTTATGGCCAAGGTGCTGCCGAAGTAAGTATAATCTTCAATCCATACTTTGGAAAATCAAGTATAAAactcataaattttcatcattttttggtATCGCGATAAATTGCACAACTGCATTGCGTTGATCTTGGAGTAGATTACACTAATTCATACACGCActgttatttttctccaacgtttatCATCTCAATTATGTTTGAGATGCATCTCTCTGCTTAAGACGATGCTCTTATAatcttaaaattcattatttacaCATGTGCAATACTattcacatgaatttttcatccacATTATCTCGCATATGAAAAACACAAGCACAAAACACGGGCGTGCCTTTTTAAAGCTTTGAATTTTATCAATCGGCAATTCTGGTGCCGATtgtcacgaaatttcattttcctctAGCAATTTTCCGTTGGAAGGGCGCaacttgaaattaaaaaaaaaattaattgacttTTCAGGTACAAgaagaggacgaggacgacgatgTACCGAGAAAAGACGAGCTTTAAATTAAGCAATGTAACCAACTAAAACGAACCGTAAAAGCGCAAAACTCTTCAATGTCGGTTTAAATATCTTTCTAAATACTCGACATGAATGTTGAACTCGTCCCTCTCGGACTAGACCGCGCAATTTTTTTACGTCGAATATAATATtaacaaagaaaataaaacagtTTACAAGGCGTCCGAACTTCCAGGGAAAGTATTCCACATCAATTCGTTCCGCGAGCGTCTGTGTAACGAGAATTAAAAACTCAAGAAATCCAGGGATTTAtaagttatttttattatttttgcttattttattaataaaatattattttcgaaGCAAATAACAATTTCGAATCCCCGGTTTTTTCGAGAGTCCTgggattttttccattcctgttcaaaatcgaaattcgagaAACAATACATTCGttcgaattgagaaaaaataattgaaaaagtgagaaagagagagagagagagagtgaaagagagaaaatgataatttttatttttataagatAGTTGagacttattttttcttcttcggtgTTTTTTGCATTTCCACAATTCTCTTAGTTAGTTATAGCTTAAAGAACAGAAAATAGAATGGcacaattcgattttttgtcttcatgttattttgttcattttctattccatcTAGTGGCATTTAACTTAGAGAAAAatcgacacacacacacacacctaagaaaaaaagttgacgagaaaaaagaaatctgaaAATAATTGGTTGTCTGACAAGCAAGCTGCTGCAGCCAGGGATCAAATTTGTCATCCCCATTCTGACTGACTGAAATACTTCAAGGCAGTGCAATGAATTACATGCGTGAATAAATCTGTGAAATCATGGGTGACCTTTCATTCTcatgtcttatatatttttctctacgTATATAATGACAtgcatgtatatgtatatgtatatcaaaaaagaaattaacgaTATTATTGTATACttgcattatttattttctttcgacaTCCTATTCACACATTTTAAACGGTTTTACAACATTAATGTACATCTTTTTGGTTCGATTTAGAACACCCAGTAGCCAGCTGTTCGGTTTGTTTCTCcacgaaaaatggaaaaatgtgtcgtgttgatataaatatttgacCAGAAGGGGATTACCGATACGAAACAATTTGGGGACGTCAATcgcgaaattaaaaataaattcgaaataaaaaagaatagaaaaattagAAACATTCTTTTCGTTGTTCGCGTATCGATCAAAAGATCGAAGTTTCAGTGAGCTAGAAATCTTACCTCAACCATTTTCgtgttgattttatttttgtttggttTACCGTGTAGTGGCAACACTAATGtcgatatatataaatgacgAATTTTGATGCCGTTGGGGTTTGTAATCCTCCTTACGGTACATAGAAAAGTCTTgggtttttttgtttccaatgTCAAGTTCATCAAAAGACGTGTGTAATCGTAATCGCGGTAAGGCGCGCGACTCGAACTTATTCCTGTATCCTAGGTGATGGCATTCACCCTTGTGGAATCGTCGAAAAGTATTTTCAGGGGTTAAGTTCCTCTGTTTTGATCTCTAAAAAAGTTTGGGCAATTATTACTCGTAGTAAAAAATGAACGTTTcgcatttcgatttttttcgttatttttttaaaagtgaTTATGAAGATTttcctttgaaaaataaaattatattcgaATCCGTCGATCGTCTATGGgaaaattcgtaaattttgtGCAAATATTTTCAGTGTTTGCTGATTTGATGCGGTCAAACAAATGTTAGTTGTGTTAGAAAAATAAGATCGTTGAGGTTATGTTCTCATGAAGTTTTCGTGTTATCTAATGAGAATGAATGGAATAGATATCGATTTATTATCATTACTGAGTGAATTGGTGGATAAGACTTTGTATTCGACCGAAGAAGTCAAACAAATTTTGGAAATCGAATGCAACAACGCTAGAAGCGTGTTGCGGACTTGTCCAATTGATATCGTAATTACGAGGGAAATTGATGAACACGACACGCGCGACGTCGTGAGTACACAAACtgtccattaaaaaaaaaaaattacccctTTAATGACGAAATTAGTTTCAGAATTGCTAGCCACGTTTCAAGCAAAAAAACATGGTGAAAAttttgctaaaaaaattaaccctaaatttgaaataattatatgaatttttcaagttatttTAATGTTATTACTTATGTTCAATATCAACTCTGGTAGATTGATGGCGAGTCCCTGAGAAAAATCCCCTTAAAAAGTCCTAACTGGAACTCCCGAATGAACAAGCGAGACCCAAAATTTGAGTTCCAAAGAAAGGACCTTTCATCCTTTGCTCACTTCGAACTAAATACACCACGTGAAAATCCTAAATTTTGAGgataaaattcgaaataaattgCATTTATCATCAATCAATGGTTCCTCAATTCCATTGATTTATAATACAAATTTCTTACACATCAGGCGCATTCGACTTGATGAACGCTGATAATGTTAAAATAACGTTACGCGTTCGACTCGGAATGAACGCAGTTAAACAACGCCTAGTCGAACGATGAGTAACATTATCAACGTTGTCAGCGTCCGAGTCGAATGCGCCCATATTAAATTGGCACTTAAAAGCTGGCTTCAAAACATTGTTATAATTTTGCATCACGTTTTGCACTCATTTGATCAGACACGGCACGGGGCAGCGTCTTATATAGCTATAAAAGTATTCGTTGCGTGCGAGTAGGAGGTCGGTAACTGGAACGTAGATTCCCATTTTATCTCACACACGTTCTCGCGAACAGAGAATTCTCAATTAAATATTCAACGACTACTATTCCATCAGATCTTTATGCGAGCTGAACAAAAGTATCCATTTTGTCACTACAGAAATCGAGCTTGACAGATCATGCACAAGAAATCGTGGACGGTATTGGCAAGGCCTTGGCCCAAGCTCAGGAACTGCGGGAGAAAACGGCCAACAATATCTCAAAACAGAGGCGGAAGGCGAGAGAGCCCGATGTCAAAACTATTTATACTGCATACAAAAACAATGTACAAAAGAAGTCGAAACCCATCGGACACGAAAAGATATCACCAAAACCTATGAAttcaagaataaataaaactttcGCGCCGAGAGAACAATTAgatgtcaaaaaaaatgaggTTATGGGAAAAAGGAGCTCGGAACTCGGACCAAAAACAGCTGCAGAAAAAACACCTGTTCGTATTTCCAACAGCACCCGCTCGTCAAGTAACACTGAAAAAGCCAAAACAAAGAATTTTTTGGCTGCCAATAAGGCTAaccttaaaaatataaaacgtcATGAAAAATCTACGAGCGATCCGAAATTAGCTACAAATTGTCCGCAGGTAAGAAACACTCgcatattcgaatgaaaaatcacgatgcaaattaagaaaaatcgaaagtccGACGATTCCACGTTCATTCCAATGCACCACGACCAATTCTAATTGTATTTATATTCGGTATGAACCGACAATCGAAGCGAGCAGAAAATTTATCGCCTCTTAGCGGAACTTCCGAAATCCTGAGTAGCTGTACAACGTCGATTGCTCAACTGAATGATTTGATGAGGAAAGTTTCGACCGAGGCTACCGAAGTATCGTCGGCACTGCGCCTCGACACTGCAAGTGCGTCAAGAATCGTCACTGAAAAGGTCCGTTCCATGATCGACTTGATGGAAGGTCTTGACAGATTCGGAGTTCCGAGTAATCTCGTGCGAGTCTTGAAAGTCTATCATGCGTACGTGAACAAAGAAGTTGCAGACGATCGAAACCACGAGCAGAGGTGCCAACGTGCCACTGCCAAATTTCTCTCCGAATTCCACGCCATGGTAGGGGGTTCACGAAAATGAGCATTTCTCTTCGTAACTAGTTGTTTCTTCTCGACCATTGTTTtcggaaaaacaaattgcTCGATCCGTCTTCTAAAAcccgtttaattttttttccctttttatttcatgtaaAGAACGAAAATCGCGTAGCAGAACAAAAAACCTACGCGGAACTTGAGCCCTTGCTCGCTGGTTTTACAACTCTTCAACGAAGCTTGCACGCTCAATCGGATTTTAGCGATGAAGATACGAACGAAATAATCAGTCGATACGCTGCGCTCGATTTTGCTGGAAAATCTATACGCTTACGAAAATTCGATCCAGCCAAGTTCCGTAAATCGAGAAAGTCAGGCTGCCTGGAAAAAGATGCTAAACTTTCGAGAAGCTGGTCCGCTCATGGCGTGTGGAATCGATTCGGTCCAGACTGCTTTCCCAGTAAGTTTCTCAAATTCTTTTCATCAATCTGGTTTatatttcgacttttcatcgcacagtaaatttatttattttttttttttttcgattttcgcaTTCCTCAGAAATTTTCTGTCTTTCACTCCAGTCCGAATAGAGACTTTGAGTAcagttttagaaaaatatcaatcgaattcttggtaaaaaaaatggttgcaGCACTTGAGAACTTGAGTggggtttttgt
It includes:
- the LOC122415829 gene encoding uncharacterized protein; translation: MKFSCYLMRMNGIDIDLLSLLSELVDKTLYSTEEVKQILEIECNNARSVLRTCPIDIVITREIDEHDTRDVKSSLTDHAQEIVDGIGKALAQAQELREKTANNISKQRRKAREPDVKTIYTAYKNNVQKKSKPIGHEKISPKPMNSRINKTFAPREQLDVKKNEVMGKRSSELGPKTAAEKTPVRISNSTRSSSNTEKAKTKNFLAANKANLKNIKRHEKSTSDPKLATNCPQRAENLSPLSGTSEILSSCTTSIAQLNDLMRKVSTEATEVSSALRLDTASASRIVTEKVRSMIDLMEGLDRFGVPSNLVRVLKVYHAYVNKEVADDRNHEQRCQRATAKFLSEFHAMNENRVAEQKTYAELEPLLAGFTTLQRSLHAQSDFSDEDTNEIISRYAALDFAGKSIRLRKFDPAKFRKSRKSGCLEKDAKLSRSWSAHGVWNRFGPDCFPNTMGLTCIRYSNKTELSSFFKLNQRLQLCSYQKSLLDLLVEKILPSLDKHLDGSSSQYCEVYKIIFTIAQVINPRIPTLVRTDA
- the Pdi gene encoding protein disulfide-isomerase produces the protein MRFAGLIVVALFYIAGLHASEEFEHEEGVLVLTKENFDKVLEKYDYVLIEFYAPWCGHCKQLAPEYAKAAKTLADKDSPVKLAKVDATKEGKLAEDHGVRGYPTLKFYRKPNFIEYTGGRQADDIVDWIEKKTGPAAKTLTTVAETAELVESKDVAIVGCFKDPESAAAKVYLEVASAIDDHVFGISSSQEVFDEYKAKDGQVLLFKKFDEGKSVYEEELEPEQLKKFISVQSLPLLVDFNHETAQKIFGGDIKSHLLVFLSKKAGHFEKYSDAIKEPAKDYRGKILFVTINADEDDHERILEFFGMKKDQVPSMRIIKLEEDMAKYKPAKPELTSENIKNFVDAVQGGTIERDFLTQDLPEDWNKNPVKVLVGKNFAEVAFNKEKDVLVEFYAPWCGHCRQLEPIYDALGEKFKDHETIVIAKMDATANELKEVKVESFPTIKLYKKDDNEAVDYLGERTLEGLTQFLESGGVYGQGAAEVQEEDEDDDVPRKDEL